The following DNA comes from Deinococcus radiotolerans.
TACGCGCCTTGCTGGGCCGCAGGCGTCGTGCTGGAGCGTGATCTGGAGGCCAACTGGCCTGCCCTGCGCGCCGACCATCCCGTGTTGGAGTGGCTGGCCTGCGAGCACACCAAACGCCCCGCCGGGCACCCCCCCGCGCTGACGCTGCACGCCACGCCCGAGTGGAGCCGCGCGAACCTGGAGCGCACCCCGGACGAGGTGCTGCCCGAGTTGCTGCGCGCCGCCGCCGAGATCACAGGCGACCTCCCCCCCTCCCTGCACGCCTTCGCGCACCGCTGGCGCTACGCCATCCCCACCCGCCCCGCGCCCGGCCCCTGCCACTGGGACCCGGAACTGCGCCTGGGCTGGTGCGGCGACTGGTTCACCCCCGACGCGCACGGCCCCCGCGTGGAAACCGCCCTGCTCAGTGGCTGGACCCTCGCCCGCCGCGTCACGGGAACGTAAGGGTCGGAAAGTTAAGAGTCTGAGGTTCCAAGACTTAAACGCTTGGACCCTCAGACGTTTAGCCCCCTCGACCCTGCTCAGTCCGCGCTGACTGCTTCCCATTCCTGCACGGGTTCGCCGAGCATGGCGTGGACGCTGGCGGTCCAGCCGTCGTCGCTGAGGGTGCGCCAGTGGTGGGCCCACTGCCAGCGGCGGTAGGCGTCGGCGGCGGCCTCCAGGGTGCCGGGGTTCAGCAGGGGATTGGCGGGCGGGGCGCTGAGGTGGTGGCGGCTGAGGCTACCTTCAAGTTCCGCGAGGGTCTTGGGACCGAACGCGAAGGCGAGGCTGGCCGCTAGTCGCGTCCGCGTGGCGTGCAGCCAGCCGCGCAGGGTGTCCTCGGGTGGCAGGGCGTACAGGATGAGTTCCCCGCCGGGGTGCGCATCGGCAGTGGTGACGAGGGTGAGGCCTGGGACGTTGTCGCGCAGGTACGCGGCGACGGGACCCTCGGCGTAGGCGCTGGCTCCGGCGCGCAGGTGTTCCATGGCGGCTTTGGGGTTCAGGCGCGGGGTGAGCTGTTCCGGGATAGGGGCGTCGAGGTCGATAGTGCCGGGTGCGCGCAGGGCCTGCCCCTGGAATTCCAGTCGGGTCTGGCCGCGCCACTCGCTGCTGACGAGGTGCGCCCCCAGGTCGCGTTCGCCCGCCGCGTCGTTGGTCTCGTCGAACTTGATGCCGCGCAGGCCCGCCACCTTGAACTGAAGGCTGTTGCCTTTCTTGCCGACCAGTCGGGTCTCAGTGAGGGGTTCGCGCAGGTGCCACAGCGGCAGGGCGTGCCCCTCGCCGAAGGGTTCGAAGGCGTGGGTTTCGTGGAGCAGGTCGAGGCTGGCGGCCAGTGCGGGCAGCGGCGCGTCCAGCCGCACCCGCGGGGCGGGGGTGGGGAACTGCCGGGCGTAGGCGTGGATGCGGTCTCGGAAGGCGTCCATGTTGGCGGGGTCGATGGCGAATCCGGCGGCGCCGGGGTGCCCGCCGTAGCGTTTCAGGAGGTCGTGGCTGTAGCGCAGGCCTTCGACGGCGCTGATGCCAGGTGTGGACCGCACCGAGCCCTTGCCCTGCGCGACGATGAACACGGGTTTGTGGTACGCGTCCACGAGCTTGCTGGCGACGATGCCCATGACGCCCGCGTGCCAGTCGGGGTGCGTGACGACCAGCGCGGGTTCGCCCGGATCGGCGAGGGTGAGGGCGTGCTGGAACATGTCGTCCTGGAGTTTGCGGCGTTCCTGGTTGCGGATCTCCAGGTATTCCGCGAGGCGGCTGGCGTTGTGCGCGCTGGGCGTGGTCAGCAGGTCCAGCGCCACGTCGGCCTCGCCGAGGCGACCGGCGGCGTTGATACGCGGCGCGAGGATGAACGCCACGTCCCGCGCGGTGGGTCGCTTCACGCGGCCCGAGTCAAGCAGGGCGCGCAGGCCGGGCAGGGTCGTGTCCTTCAGCGCGTCCAGTCCGGCGCGGACCAGAGCGCGGTTCTCCCCGATGAGAGGCGCGACGTCCGCGACGGTGCCCAGGGTGGCCAGGGCCGTCAGGGCGCGCGGTTCCGGCAGCCCAAGTTCCTCATGAACGGCCCAGAGGAGGTGGTACGCGACGCCCGCGCCGGTCAGATTGTGCAGGTCGTGGTCGTAGCCGTCGGTCAGGTGCGGGTGGACGACCAGTGCGTCGGGAAAGTCGTCGCCCGGGGCGTGGTGGTCGGTCACGATGACCTGCACGCCCCGCGCGACCAGGGCCGCGACCTCCTCGACGTTCGTCACGCCGCAGTCCACGGTGACCAGCAGGTCGCACGCGGCCGCGTGCTCCTCGACCTTATCCGGGTGAACGCCGTACCCCTCGTTCAGGCGGTGGGGGATGAAGCCGTGCACATCCGCGCCTAGGTCCCGCAGGCCAAGGACCAGGGTGGCGGTGGCGCTCACGCCGTCCGCGTCGTAGTCCCCGTGGATGCGGATGCGCTGCCCGGCCCGGATGGCGGTCACGATGCGCCGGGCGGCCTCGCGCAGCGCCGGGTTCGGCGTCAGCGTCAGCGGCGGGTCGAGGAGCGCGGGCGTGAGGTGCCGTCCCGTGAGCACCTGCGCCAGAGGTGGGGACACACGCCACTCCCGCATGACGCGCAGCAGTTCGTC
Coding sequences within:
- a CDS encoding single-stranded-DNA-specific exonuclease RecJ, whose protein sequence is MREWRVSPPLAQVLTGRHLTPALLDPPLTLTPNPALREAARRIVTAIRAGQRIRIHGDYDADGVSATATLVLGLRDLGADVHGFIPHRLNEGYGVHPDKVEEHAAACDLLVTVDCGVTNVEEVAALVARGVQVIVTDHHAPGDDFPDALVVHPHLTDGYDHDLHNLTGAGVAYHLLWAVHEELGLPEPRALTALATLGTVADVAPLIGENRALVRAGLDALKDTTLPGLRALLDSGRVKRPTARDVAFILAPRINAAGRLGEADVALDLLTTPSAHNASRLAEYLEIRNQERRKLQDDMFQHALTLADPGEPALVVTHPDWHAGVMGIVASKLVDAYHKPVFIVAQGKGSVRSTPGISAVEGLRYSHDLLKRYGGHPGAAGFAIDPANMDAFRDRIHAYARQFPTPAPRVRLDAPLPALAASLDLLHETHAFEPFGEGHALPLWHLREPLTETRLVGKKGNSLQFKVAGLRGIKFDETNDAAGERDLGAHLVSSEWRGQTRLEFQGQALRAPGTIDLDAPIPEQLTPRLNPKAAMEHLRAGASAYAEGPVAAYLRDNVPGLTLVTTADAHPGGELILYALPPEDTLRGWLHATRTRLAASLAFAFGPKTLAELEGSLSRHHLSAPPANPLLNPGTLEAAADAYRRWQWAHHWRTLSDDGWTASVHAMLGEPVQEWEAVSAD